A single window of Leclercia adecarboxylata DNA harbors:
- a CDS encoding EAL domain-containing protein produces MHTPLSWRKIPSAKTLFVMIFMAGLGLIFSVVTLLYLSLNLISSKANEIDEQRTALSVQGAVQTSINRVWSLVIDNAVWDDAVREAYRPALDIDWLYNTWGAGYKVNNLYDGTFVLDERFRVLWGSFKSQPFAEKNLDFFGDGLKSLILMHTNALKSDKNIYAGITRTRAGIAFVGVGLIRPTIGSLQAGDNTRRFLVITRHINPQILRDLGNTFQIDDLTFTPEQVSDVNVPLKSSSGEVLGYLSWKPRLPGAAAAKAASLDITQIVLFTAALILLFILFSCVGLYKLARGENLARKVARTDWLSHLPNRRALIEELERVSQRGDTDRKSVVFIDLDGFKDVNDIYGHEVGDELIVIIAGALRDNVPKDGMLARMGGDEFAMTIGGDNAEALASAFAGFVLDYLHNAIRVGERTIHIGASIGIASGTLVECTSSELFRRADIAMYHSKITGKGRVTHYDTELNSVRERQVAIESQIRSGLERDEFDVWYQPIIDARSQKMVSVEALVRWPRRPEGPLPPDVFITIAETSGLIYGLGQFVLRRACQDLEPYADLKLSVNISPAQFRDPEFEAKVEGALDVSHFPATRLQLEVTETYVLENPERARSAINNLRAQGIAVALDDFGTGYSSIGYLRRFNFDTIKIDKSLAGLVDHDEQAAALVSGTVRIASALGMTVVAEGVENEIQMKLLRLAGCDQLQGFWYSQPMPIEAIMALRQRRQC; encoded by the coding sequence ATGCATACCCCTTTAAGCTGGCGTAAAATCCCCTCTGCGAAAACTTTGTTTGTCATGATTTTTATGGCAGGGCTCGGCTTAATTTTCTCCGTTGTGACCCTGCTGTACCTCTCGCTGAACCTCATCAGCAGTAAAGCCAATGAAATCGACGAGCAGCGTACGGCCCTCTCCGTGCAGGGCGCCGTTCAGACCTCGATTAACCGGGTCTGGTCGCTGGTGATCGACAACGCCGTCTGGGATGACGCGGTGCGCGAAGCCTATCGTCCGGCGCTGGACATAGACTGGCTCTACAACACCTGGGGGGCGGGCTATAAGGTCAATAACCTGTATGACGGCACCTTTGTACTCGACGAACGCTTCCGGGTGCTGTGGGGATCGTTTAAAAGCCAGCCTTTCGCGGAAAAAAACCTCGACTTCTTTGGCGATGGCTTAAAGTCGCTGATCCTGATGCACACCAACGCCCTGAAATCGGATAAAAACATCTATGCCGGGATCACCCGCACCCGGGCGGGGATCGCCTTCGTGGGCGTCGGACTGATCCGCCCGACGATAGGCAGTTTGCAGGCGGGGGACAATACCCGCCGCTTTCTGGTCATCACCCGCCACATCAATCCGCAAATTTTGCGCGATCTGGGAAACACCTTTCAGATCGACGACCTGACCTTCACCCCGGAGCAGGTCAGCGACGTTAACGTGCCGCTGAAGAGCTCTTCGGGGGAGGTGCTGGGGTATCTGTCGTGGAAGCCGCGCCTGCCGGGGGCTGCCGCGGCCAAAGCTGCTTCGCTGGATATCACCCAGATCGTGCTCTTCACCGCAGCGCTGATCCTGCTGTTTATCCTCTTCAGCTGCGTGGGGCTGTATAAACTGGCACGCGGTGAGAACCTGGCGCGAAAGGTGGCGCGCACCGACTGGCTCAGCCATTTACCTAACCGCCGGGCATTGATTGAAGAGCTGGAGCGGGTGAGCCAGCGCGGCGATACCGATCGTAAAAGCGTGGTCTTTATCGATCTCGACGGCTTTAAAGACGTCAATGATATCTACGGCCACGAGGTGGGCGATGAGCTGATCGTTATCATTGCCGGCGCGCTACGCGACAACGTGCCGAAAGACGGCATGCTGGCCCGCATGGGCGGGGATGAGTTTGCCATGACCATCGGCGGGGACAACGCCGAAGCGCTGGCCTCCGCCTTTGCAGGTTTTGTTCTCGATTATCTGCACAATGCGATCCGCGTCGGGGAGCGCACCATCCATATTGGCGCCAGCATCGGTATTGCCAGCGGCACCCTGGTGGAGTGCACCAGCTCCGAGCTGTTCCGTCGCGCCGATATCGCCATGTACCACTCCAAAATCACCGGCAAGGGGCGGGTGACGCACTACGATACGGAGCTGAACAGCGTGCGTGAGCGCCAGGTGGCGATTGAGAGTCAGATCCGCAGCGGCCTTGAGCGCGACGAGTTCGATGTCTGGTATCAGCCAATCATCGATGCGCGCAGCCAGAAGATGGTCAGCGTGGAGGCGCTGGTGCGCTGGCCGCGCCGCCCGGAGGGGCCGCTGCCGCCGGACGTGTTTATCACTATCGCGGAGACCAGCGGGCTGATTTATGGTCTGGGGCAGTTTGTTCTGCGCCGGGCCTGTCAGGATCTGGAGCCTTATGCGGATTTGAAACTGTCGGTCAACATCTCGCCCGCGCAGTTCCGCGACCCGGAATTTGAGGCCAAAGTGGAAGGCGCCCTCGACGTCAGCCACTTCCCGGCCACGCGCCTGCAGCTGGAGGTGACGGAAACCTACGTTCTGGAAAATCCCGAGCGGGCGCGTTCTGCTATCAACAATCTCAGAGCCCAGGGGATCGCCGTGGCGCTGGATGATTTTGGCACCGGCTACTCCAGCATCGGCTATCTCAGGCGCTTTAACTTCGACACCATCAAGATCGACAAATCGCTGGCCGGGCTGGTGGATCATGACGAGCAGGCCGCGGCTCTGGTCAGCGGCACGGTGCGCATCGCCAGCGCCCTCGGGATGACCGTCGTGGCCGAAGGGGTGGAGAACGAGATACAGATGAAACTGCTGCGGCTGGCGGGCTGCGATCAGCTGCAGGGCTTCTGGTACAGCCAGCCGATGCCGATAGAGGCGATCATGGCGCTACGCCAGCGGCGGCAGTGCTAA
- the smrA gene encoding DNA endonuclease SmrA: MNPDDKSLFLDAMEDVQPLRRCTDVHWQPAATPRTRQPVDTSQLDNFLTTGFLDVLPLAEPLAFQREGVQQGVFDKLRSGKYPREASLTLLRQPVEQCRQQLFTFIRQAERDGLRNLIIIHGKGRDDKSHANIVRSYLARWLPEFEAVQAFTVAQPHHGGSGACYVALRKSSEAKLETRERLAKRSR, encoded by the coding sequence ATGAACCCAGACGATAAATCGCTTTTTCTCGATGCGATGGAGGATGTCCAGCCTCTCAGGCGTTGTACCGACGTCCACTGGCAGCCCGCCGCCACCCCACGCACTCGCCAGCCTGTGGACACCAGCCAGTTGGATAACTTTCTCACTACCGGCTTTCTGGATGTTCTGCCTCTGGCAGAGCCGCTGGCGTTTCAGCGGGAAGGGGTGCAACAGGGGGTATTCGATAAGCTGCGCTCGGGCAAATACCCCCGCGAGGCGAGCCTCACCTTATTGCGTCAGCCCGTGGAGCAGTGCCGCCAGCAGCTGTTTACCTTCATTCGCCAGGCGGAGCGTGACGGCTTGCGTAACCTGATTATCATTCACGGTAAAGGGCGCGACGATAAGTCCCACGCCAACATCGTGCGCAGCTATCTGGCGCGCTGGCTGCCGGAGTTCGAGGCGGTACAGGCGTTTACCGTGGCCCAGCCGCATCACGGCGGCAGCGGCGCCTGCTATGTTGCACTGCGCAAGTCCAGTGAGGCGAAGCTCGAAACCCGTGAGCGCCTGGCTAAACGCAGCCGCTAG
- the mdtI gene encoding multidrug/spermidine efflux SMR transporter subunit MdtI, whose amino-acid sequence MPQFEWVHGAWLALAIVLEIAANVLLKFSDGFRRKAYGLLSIAAVLGAFSALSQAVKGIELSVAYALWGGFGIAATLAAGWILFGQRLNQKGWIGLLLLLAGMIMIKLA is encoded by the coding sequence ATGCCACAGTTTGAGTGGGTACATGGCGCCTGGCTGGCGCTGGCGATCGTCCTGGAGATTGCCGCTAACGTGCTGCTGAAGTTTTCCGACGGTTTTCGCCGCAAAGCCTATGGTCTGCTGTCGATTGCGGCGGTACTGGGCGCGTTCAGCGCCCTGTCGCAGGCGGTTAAAGGTATTGAGCTGTCGGTGGCCTATGCCCTGTGGGGCGGGTTCGGGATTGCGGCGACGCTGGCGGCGGGCTGGATCCTGTTTGGTCAGCGGCTGAACCAGAAGGGCTGGATTGGCCTGCTTCTGCTTCTGGCCGGGATGATCATGATAAAACTGGCCTGA
- a CDS encoding carboxypeptidase M32, with product MEKSPSYQSLVTTFQRLSRFSHLSSIASWDMFTMMPAGGSAARGEALAELSVLQHQILTDKKVADWLRNAESEDLNDVEQANLREMTRHYQQAALLPESLVEAKSLAGSKCEHAWRTQRPANDWQGFAANLKEVVKLSREEARLRAEAKGCTPYDALLDIFEPDMTSARLDELFGDLKSWLPDLLNQVVEKQAQQSFVPPQGPFPTAIQRELGLEAMKTLGFDFNAGRLDVSAHPFCGGVPEDVRITTRYDEDELLSALFGVIHETGHARYEQNLPRNWLGQPIALARSTAIHESQSLFFEMQLGRSKAFLNHLLPAVHERFGSQAAFTPENFIAWNQRVKPGYIRVDADEVSYPAHVVLRYEIERALINGEIEVEDIPALWDEKMQAWLGLSTKDNYRNGCMQDIHWTDGGFGYFPSYTLGAMYAAQLFAAAKKALPRLDAAIAVGDFSALFDWLRQNIWQHGSRFTTAQLIEQATGEDLNSRYFRDHLTARYL from the coding sequence ATGGAAAAATCACCCTCCTATCAGTCACTTGTGACAACTTTCCAGCGTCTCTCCCGCTTCTCCCATCTCTCTTCCATCGCCAGTTGGGACATGTTCACCATGATGCCCGCGGGCGGCAGCGCCGCCCGGGGCGAAGCGCTGGCAGAACTGAGCGTGCTGCAACATCAGATCCTGACCGATAAAAAAGTGGCCGACTGGCTGCGTAACGCAGAAAGCGAAGATCTTAACGACGTCGAACAGGCCAACCTGCGGGAAATGACCCGCCATTATCAGCAGGCCGCGCTGCTGCCAGAGTCGCTGGTTGAAGCCAAATCGCTGGCGGGCAGTAAATGCGAGCATGCCTGGCGCACCCAGCGTCCGGCGAATGACTGGCAGGGCTTTGCTGCCAACCTGAAAGAGGTGGTGAAGCTGAGCCGGGAAGAGGCCCGCCTGCGCGCCGAAGCCAAAGGCTGCACCCCTTACGATGCGCTGCTGGATATCTTCGAGCCGGACATGACCAGCGCCCGGCTTGACGAGCTGTTTGGCGATCTCAAATCCTGGCTACCGGATCTGCTGAACCAGGTTGTCGAGAAGCAGGCGCAGCAGTCCTTCGTGCCGCCGCAGGGCCCGTTCCCGACGGCGATCCAGCGCGAGCTGGGGCTGGAGGCGATGAAGACCCTTGGCTTCGACTTTAATGCCGGTCGCCTGGACGTCAGCGCCCACCCGTTCTGTGGCGGCGTGCCGGAAGACGTGCGCATCACCACCCGTTACGATGAAGACGAGCTGCTCAGCGCCCTGTTTGGGGTGATCCATGAAACCGGCCACGCCCGTTACGAGCAGAACCTGCCGCGCAACTGGCTCGGCCAGCCCATCGCCCTGGCACGCTCTACCGCTATTCACGAATCCCAGAGCCTGTTCTTTGAGATGCAGCTTGGCCGCAGCAAGGCGTTTCTCAACCACCTGCTCCCGGCGGTGCATGAGCGCTTCGGCAGCCAGGCAGCCTTCACGCCGGAGAACTTTATCGCCTGGAACCAGCGCGTTAAGCCGGGCTATATCCGCGTGGATGCTGACGAAGTGAGCTATCCGGCGCATGTGGTGCTGCGCTATGAGATCGAACGGGCGCTGATTAACGGCGAGATCGAGGTGGAGGACATTCCGGCCCTGTGGGATGAGAAGATGCAGGCGTGGCTGGGCCTGTCCACTAAAGATAACTACCGCAACGGCTGTATGCAGGATATTCACTGGACGGACGGCGGCTTTGGTTATTTCCCGTCGTACACCCTGGGTGCGATGTACGCCGCCCAGCTGTTCGCTGCTGCGAAAAAGGCCCTACCGAGATTGGACGCCGCCATCGCCGTGGGGGATTTCAGCGCCCTCTTCGACTGGCTGCGTCAGAACATCTGGCAGCACGGCAGCCGCTTCACCACCGCCCAGCTGATAGAGCAGGCGACCGGGGAGGATCTCAACAGCCGCTACTTCCGTGACCATCTTACCGCCCGCTACCTGTAA
- the mdtJ gene encoding multidrug/spermidine efflux SMR transporter subunit MdtJ, with amino-acid sequence MFYWILLALAIIAEITGTLSMKWASVSGGHTGYILMLSMIALSYIFLSFAVKKIALGVAYALWEGVGIFLITLFSVLLFDESLSLMKMAGLTTLVAGIIFIKSGTRKPVKQRKEATHATV; translated from the coding sequence ATGTTTTACTGGATCCTCTTAGCCCTGGCTATTATTGCTGAAATAACCGGCACCCTCTCAATGAAATGGGCCAGCGTCAGCGGCGGTCACACCGGTTATATTTTAATGCTGTCGATGATTGCGCTGTCCTATATTTTCTTGTCTTTTGCGGTTAAAAAAATCGCGCTGGGCGTAGCCTATGCATTATGGGAAGGGGTAGGTATTTTCTTAATCACCCTGTTTAGCGTTTTACTGTTTGATGAGTCGCTGTCGCTGATGAAAATGGCCGGACTGACGACGCTGGTAGCGGGAATAATATTCATCAAATCCGGCACCCGCAAACCGGTAAAACAGCGCAAGGAGGCGACCCATGCCACAGTTTGA
- a CDS encoding trypsin-like serine peptidase, with protein sequence MRKSVVVVLGTFFLFSGLSHADDGGVDAANVKKEVQTLFFGHDDRTRVADPSRSPWDAIGQLETASGNLCTATLITPQLALTAGHCLLVPPHGKPDTAVALRFVSLKGSWRYEIHGIEGRVPASLGRRLKADGDGWIVPPSAASWDFGLVVLRNPPSGITPLPLFTGDKDALTAALKAADRKVNQAGYPEDHLDVLYTHQDCIVTGWAQTGVLSHQCDTLPGDSGSPLMLKTAEGWQVIGVQSSAPAAKDRWRADNRALSITGFRDKLEELARQ encoded by the coding sequence ATGCGTAAATCTGTTGTGGTTGTACTGGGAACGTTTTTTCTCTTTTCTGGGCTGAGTCATGCGGACGATGGCGGTGTCGACGCTGCGAACGTCAAAAAAGAGGTACAAACGCTGTTTTTTGGTCATGACGACCGCACGCGTGTCGCCGATCCTTCCCGCTCGCCGTGGGATGCCATTGGCCAGCTGGAAACCGCCAGTGGAAATCTGTGTACTGCGACCCTCATCACCCCTCAGCTGGCGCTGACCGCCGGCCACTGCCTGCTTGTGCCGCCACACGGTAAACCGGATACCGCCGTTGCCCTGCGCTTCGTGTCGCTAAAAGGCAGCTGGCGCTATGAGATCCACGGCATTGAAGGGCGCGTCCCGGCGTCACTGGGACGACGGCTGAAAGCCGACGGCGATGGCTGGATCGTGCCGCCTTCTGCCGCCTCCTGGGATTTTGGTCTGGTGGTGCTGCGTAATCCGCCATCGGGGATCACCCCGCTGCCGCTGTTTACCGGCGACAAAGACGCCCTGACCGCCGCCCTGAAAGCGGCCGACCGCAAGGTGAACCAGGCAGGCTATCCGGAAGATCATCTCGACGTGCTCTATACCCATCAGGACTGTATCGTCACCGGCTGGGCGCAAACCGGCGTGCTGTCGCATCAGTGCGATACCCTGCCCGGCGACAGCGGCTCGCCGCTGATGCTGAAAACCGCCGAAGGCTGGCAGGTCATCGGGGTACAAAGCTCCGCTCCGGCGGCGAAAGATCGCTGGCGGGCGGACAACCGCGCCCTGTCGATTACCGGCTTTCGTGACAAGCTGGAAGAGCTGGCCCGGCAGTGA
- a CDS encoding zinc-dependent alcohol dehydrogenase family protein translates to MENTALRYRQFGEPESVLQREISEKAPLQPGMLRVQMRLAPVNASDLIPITGAYRHRITLPAIAGYEGMGQVIAVPDGAALLPGQRVLPLRGEGTWQQYVDCPAALAIPVPDFVEDALAARAFINPMAAWLMLNLWPVQGQRVLLTAAGSDCAILLGQWAQRRGATAVYGIHRSAIHADRLRAMGIVPVAQQDSDTVRALAASSDIVYDATGGELAQTILNSMRSSATFVCYGLLSGQPFSLQRHFPPTHWFHIRNHFAALSPQAWQAAFSEIWPLLAESQYSDAMLIPFSAWPSALAGYRQAGRTHKPLLDFTRDNP, encoded by the coding sequence ATGGAAAATACCGCATTACGCTACCGCCAGTTTGGTGAACCTGAATCTGTACTCCAGAGGGAAATCAGCGAAAAAGCGCCGCTACAGCCGGGAATGCTCCGGGTGCAGATGCGACTCGCCCCGGTCAACGCCTCAGATCTGATCCCCATCACCGGGGCCTACCGTCATCGCATCACGTTGCCCGCCATCGCCGGATATGAAGGCATGGGTCAGGTGATTGCCGTTCCGGACGGCGCTGCGCTTCTGCCGGGACAGCGGGTTTTGCCCCTGCGCGGGGAAGGCACCTGGCAGCAATATGTTGATTGCCCGGCGGCGCTGGCGATCCCGGTTCCCGATTTCGTTGAGGACGCGCTGGCGGCGCGGGCGTTTATCAACCCGATGGCGGCCTGGCTGATGCTCAACCTCTGGCCTGTGCAGGGTCAACGGGTACTGCTGACCGCCGCCGGGTCGGACTGCGCCATTCTGCTCGGGCAGTGGGCACAGCGGCGGGGGGCGACGGCGGTGTACGGCATTCACCGTTCGGCGATCCATGCCGACAGGCTGCGGGCAATGGGGATCGTCCCGGTTGCGCAGCAGGACAGCGATACCGTGCGCGCCCTCGCCGCGTCCAGCGACATTGTCTATGACGCCACCGGCGGCGAGCTGGCCCAGACCATCCTCAATTCGATGCGCAGCAGCGCAACGTTTGTCTGCTACGGGCTGCTCTCAGGCCAGCCCTTTTCGTTACAACGTCATTTTCCGCCGACGCACTGGTTCCATATTCGCAACCACTTCGCGGCGCTTAGCCCGCAGGCGTGGCAGGCGGCGTTTAGTGAAATCTGGCCGCTGCTGGCTGAGAGCCAGTACAGCGACGCCATGCTGATCCCCTTTAGTGCCTGGCCGTCGGCGCTGGCCGGCTACCGCCAGGCGGGGCGTACCCACAAGCCGCTGCTGGACTTTACCCGCGATAATCCTTAG
- a CDS encoding LysR family transcriptional regulator — protein MTFQVKFHQLRAFVEVAQQGSIRGAGRVLNLSQPALTKSIKELEEGIAAQLFIRRSKGVTLTECGESFYQHARLILEELRSAQDDIRQRQGQQAGQINIGMGASIARLLMPAVITRFHQQHPQVKVRIMEGQLVSMINELRQGELDFTINTYYQGPYDHEFTFEKLFEKPFAIFCRADHPAIGAESINALLKYSWTMPTPRGSYYKQLEEMFSHRDQIPHIGVVCETFSSCISLVAQSDFLSILPQELGCDPLLANRLVMLPVKEPLPKATYYLIQRRDSRQTPLTTSLITQFRRHARQVIY, from the coding sequence ATGACATTCCAGGTAAAATTTCATCAGCTGCGAGCCTTTGTGGAAGTGGCACAGCAGGGGAGCATCCGTGGGGCGGGTCGGGTGTTGAACCTGTCGCAGCCGGCGTTAACCAAATCGATTAAAGAGCTGGAAGAGGGCATCGCGGCGCAGCTATTCATCCGCCGCAGCAAAGGGGTGACCTTAACCGAGTGCGGAGAGAGTTTTTACCAGCACGCCAGGCTGATACTTGAAGAGTTACGCAGCGCGCAGGACGATATTCGCCAGCGGCAGGGCCAGCAGGCCGGGCAGATTAATATCGGCATGGGCGCCAGTATTGCCCGCCTGTTAATGCCTGCGGTCATTACCCGTTTCCATCAGCAGCACCCGCAGGTCAAGGTGCGTATTATGGAGGGGCAATTAGTTTCGATGATTAATGAATTACGCCAGGGGGAGCTTGATTTTACCATCAATACCTATTACCAGGGGCCGTATGATCATGAATTCACGTTCGAAAAATTGTTTGAGAAGCCTTTTGCGATATTTTGTCGGGCAGATCATCCGGCAATAGGTGCGGAATCCATTAATGCGTTGCTGAAATATAGCTGGACGATGCCAACCCCGCGAGGCAGTTATTATAAGCAACTGGAGGAGATGTTTTCCCACCGGGATCAGATCCCCCATATTGGCGTGGTATGTGAGACCTTTTCGTCCTGTATTAGCCTGGTGGCGCAGAGCGATTTTCTCAGCATACTGCCGCAGGAGCTGGGCTGCGACCCGCTGTTGGCCAACAGGCTGGTGATGTTGCCGGTGAAAGAGCCGTTACCGAAAGCGACCTATTACCTTATTCAACGAAGGGACTCCCGACAGACACCGCTGACCACCTCATTAATCACACAATTCAGACGTCATGCCCGGCAGGTTATTTATTAG
- a CDS encoding AI-2E family transporter yields MAKPIITLNGLKIVIMLGMLVIVLTGIRIAADIIVPFILALFIAVVLHPLVRRLVRLRLPRVLAIVLPILLIVVFMALLVAYLGTSLNELARTLPHYRTSLAVPLLHLEPWLQRAGIEVSMEELLKYIDPNAAMTLVTALLAQLSSAMTSIFLLLLTVVFMLLEVPQLPAKLQPLMSRPVEGMAAIQRALDSVSHYLVLKTAISLVTGLVVWGMLAALEVRFAFVWALLAFALNYIPNIGSVLAAIPPIAQVLVFSGFYPALVLLAGYLIVNLIFGNILEPRLMGRGLGLSTLVVFLSLIFWGWLLGPVGMLLSVPLTIIVKIALEQTTGGKSIALLLSDMSRAN; encoded by the coding sequence ATGGCCAAACCCATTATTACCCTCAACGGATTAAAAATAGTCATCATGCTCGGCATGCTGGTGATTGTGCTGACGGGGATCCGCATTGCGGCGGATATTATTGTGCCCTTTATCCTGGCGCTGTTTATCGCCGTGGTGCTGCACCCGCTGGTGCGGCGTCTGGTGCGCCTGCGTCTTCCTCGGGTGCTGGCGATCGTCCTGCCGATCCTGCTTATCGTGGTTTTTATGGCGTTACTGGTGGCCTATCTGGGCACCTCGCTGAATGAGCTGGCGCGCACCCTGCCGCACTACCGTACCTCGCTGGCCGTGCCTTTGCTGCATCTGGAGCCCTGGCTGCAGCGGGCCGGGATCGAAGTGTCGATGGAGGAGCTGCTGAAGTATATCGACCCTAATGCCGCCATGACGCTGGTAACCGCCCTGCTGGCGCAGCTCTCCAGTGCCATGACGTCTATCTTTCTGCTGCTGCTGACCGTGGTGTTTATGCTGCTGGAGGTGCCGCAGCTGCCGGCGAAGCTCCAGCCGCTGATGTCACGCCCGGTAGAGGGGATGGCCGCCATTCAGCGCGCCCTCGACAGCGTCTCGCACTATCTGGTGCTGAAGACCGCCATCAGCCTGGTGACCGGGCTGGTGGTCTGGGGGATGCTGGCGGCGCTGGAGGTACGGTTTGCCTTTGTCTGGGCTCTGCTGGCCTTTGCCCTGAACTATATCCCCAACATCGGATCCGTGCTGGCGGCCATCCCGCCCATTGCGCAGGTGCTGGTATTCAGCGGCTTTTACCCGGCGCTGGTGCTGCTGGCGGGGTATCTGATCGTCAACCTGATCTTCGGCAACATTCTCGAGCCCCGGTTAATGGGGCGCGGGCTGGGCCTCTCCACGCTGGTAGTTTTCCTGTCGCTGATCTTCTGGGGCTGGCTGCTGGGGCCGGTGGGGATGCTCCTGTCGGTGCCTCTGACCATTATCGTGAAGATTGCGCTGGAGCAGACCACCGGCGGCAAAAGTATTGCGCTGCTGCTCAGTGATATGAGCCGGGCGAACTAA
- the asr gene encoding acid resistance repetitive basic protein Asr translates to MNKVLALVVAAAMGLSSAAFAADTVANSAAPAATATTTAAPAAKTVHHKKHKKAAVQKAQAAKKHHKKDVKKAEAAPVAQKAQAAKKHHKKPVKHEAAAPAAKPAA, encoded by the coding sequence ATGAATAAAGTATTAGCTCTGGTTGTTGCCGCTGCAATGGGTCTCTCTTCTGCTGCATTTGCTGCTGACACCGTCGCCAACTCTGCTGCACCTGCTGCAACCGCGACCACCACCGCAGCACCGGCTGCGAAAACCGTGCACCACAAAAAACATAAAAAAGCTGCCGTCCAGAAAGCACAGGCAGCGAAAAAGCATCACAAAAAAGACGTGAAAAAAGCGGAAGCCGCTCCGGTTGCCCAGAAAGCCCAGGCAGCCAAAAAACACCACAAAAAACCAGTGAAACACGAAGCTGCAGCCCCGGCAGCTAAACCGGCTGCATAA